The Calypte anna isolate BGI_N300 chromosome 2, bCalAnn1_v1.p, whole genome shotgun sequence genome includes a window with the following:
- the MRS2 gene encoding magnesium transporter MRS2 homolog, mitochondrial, with protein MPPPAPLLPGCARATHQPPGFLLRRGCALSVFYRCATTEASQATLASVSPVFAVMKLDTKGNSTYFEKKKTELYQELGLQARDLRFQHLMSIATRNNRIIIRMEFLKAVITPEFLLILDYRNLNLERRLVKELASQLAGEGQLVTYSLPFEFQAIEAILQYRISKLHERLNTLQPQILETLEALVDPKLLSVDRSKLHILLQNGKSLSELETDLKVFKETILEILDEEELIEELCISKWTDPQVFEESTSGIDHAEEMELLLENYYREAEELANEARELRVLIDDSESIIFINLDSHRNVMMRLNLQLTMGTFSLSLFGLIGVAFGMNLESSLEEDPRIFWLVTGIMFLGSGLIWRRLLSFLGRHLEPPLPPHVPTVLKKSKPAAGRVEIKNNLKAETFGLSRSTLTNQ; from the exons ATGCCACCGCCAGCTCCGCTCCTCCCCGGCTGCGCAAGGGCAACCCATCAGCCGCCCGGCTTCCTCCTTCGCCGCGGCTGCGCGCTGA GTGTATTCTATCGGTGTGCTACAACAGAGGCCTCCCAAGCCACCTTAGCCAGCGTCTCGCCTGTTTTTGCTGTG ATGAAGCTTGACACAAAGGGAAACAGTACCTATTTTG aaaaaaagaaaaccgAATTGTACCAGGAATTGGGTCTTCAAGCTCGAGATCTAAGATTTCAACACCTAATGAGCATTGCAACTAGAAACAACAGAATCATCATAAGAATGGAG TTCTTGAAGGCTGTCATAACACCAGAGTTTCTTCTGATACTAGATTATCGTAATTTAAATTTGGAACGCAGGCTTGTCAAAGAACTAGCATCTCAGCTGGCTGGGGAAGGTCAACTGGTTACATATTCCCTGCCCTTTGAGTTCCAAGCCATAGAAGCAATCCTGCAGTACCGG ATCAGCAAACTGCATGAGAGACTTAACACTTTGCAGCCTCAGATCCTTGAGACACTGGAAGCTCTAGTGGACCCCAAGCTTTTGTCTGTGGATAGGAGTAAACTACACATTCTCCTGCAAAATGGCAAGAG cttgtcagaactggaaacagatcttaaagttttcaaagaaacaaTTCTGGAGATCTTAGATGAAGAAGAATTAATAGAAGAGCTCTGTATATCTAAATGGACTGATCCACAAGTATT TGAGGAGAGTACGTCTGGGATTGATCATGCAGAGgaaatggagctgctgctggagaactattacagagaagctgaagagctTGCAAATGAAGCTCGTGAACTCAGAGTACTGATTGATGACTCAGAAAGCATCATCTTTATCAACCTGGACAG CCACCGTAATGTGATGATGAGATTGAACTTGCAGCTGACTATGGGgactttctctctctctctctttggaCTCATAGGAGTTGCATTTGGTATGAATTTAGAGTCATCTCTTGAAGAG GACCCCAGAATATTTTGGCTGGTGACAGGGATTATGTTTCTGGGAAGTGGCCTGATATGGCGGCGCTTGCTTTCCTTCCTCGGGCGGCACCTGGAACCTCCGCTACCTCCTCAC GTTCCTACAGTTctgaaaaaatccaaaccagcAGCTGGAAGAGTGGAGATAAAGAACAACCTTAAAGCAGAAACGTTTGGGCTGAGCAGAAGCACATTAACAAACCAATAG